One window of the Nocardia huaxiensis genome contains the following:
- a CDS encoding helix-turn-helix domain-containing protein, which translates to MTNSVQQAREALGGRLRELRQSAGLSGSELARRAGWHQTRVPKIEYGKTQPSVADIQVWCNLTGAQSEIPDLLATLRNIETAYREWRRTLSGGTKQKQHEILRLMQNAQVMRVYQPMLIPGLLQTAEYAEAILRRSIRFHGIPDDLDEGVAKRLERQQVLYRGDRRFHLLMGEQALYNNVGGDSVMSGQLDRLLAAMGLPRVTFGIVPLGTELPMQLTNFVMFDERRVTVEGISAELTITQPREIKLYHRTFDVLAGQSVTGERARTLIRRATDARIK; encoded by the coding sequence GTGACCAATTCGGTACAACAAGCACGCGAAGCTCTCGGGGGACGCCTCCGGGAGCTTCGCCAGTCTGCCGGGCTCAGCGGTAGCGAGCTTGCCCGCAGGGCGGGCTGGCATCAGACGAGGGTCCCGAAAATCGAGTACGGCAAGACCCAGCCGTCAGTGGCTGACATTCAGGTGTGGTGCAACCTCACCGGAGCCCAGAGCGAGATACCCGATCTGCTTGCGACCCTGCGGAATATCGAGACCGCTTATCGAGAGTGGCGACGCACGCTCAGTGGCGGAACGAAGCAGAAGCAGCACGAGATTCTGCGCCTGATGCAGAACGCTCAGGTTATGCGGGTGTACCAACCGATGTTGATTCCAGGACTGCTCCAGACCGCCGAATACGCGGAGGCGATCCTGCGGCGGTCTATCAGATTTCACGGGATACCTGATGACTTGGATGAAGGCGTAGCGAAGCGCCTGGAGCGTCAGCAGGTCCTCTACCGGGGTGACCGGCGGTTCCATCTCCTCATGGGCGAGCAAGCTTTATACAACAACGTCGGTGGAGACTCGGTGATGAGCGGGCAACTGGACAGATTGCTGGCGGCCATGGGGTTGCCACGAGTCACATTCGGGATTGTCCCGCTGGGCACTGAACTCCCGATGCAGCTGACCAATTTCGTCATGTTCGATGAGCGGCGGGTGACCGTTGAGGGGATCTCAGCCGAGCTGACAATCACCCAGCCGCGAGAGATCAAGCTCTACCACCGGACATTCGATGTGCTGGCGGGACAGTCCGTCACCGGTGAGCGAGCCCGGACGCTCATTCGCCGGGCCACGGACGCGCGGATCAAATAG
- a CDS encoding DUF6879 family protein: MLLRQPSPWPELFREAEREAFHLEVRDTYSVPAESEPLRRFLNGEPPSPDYDKRPWTDLIQETVIRGVRITRVRVVTEPHSDYQRWLLSVTASNVDAGEDIRYLPRHLAGEVPSDDWWLFDDATVGFNLVDDDGKPAGAAITTDPGIAAYCRSVKEKLWQSAVPFHQYAGEF, translated from the coding sequence GTGTTGTTGCGGCAGCCTAGCCCTTGGCCCGAACTCTTCCGAGAGGCCGAGCGAGAGGCATTCCACCTCGAGGTGCGAGACACCTACTCGGTGCCCGCCGAGTCGGAGCCCCTACGCAGATTCCTGAATGGTGAACCCCCGTCGCCGGATTACGACAAGCGACCGTGGACAGATCTGATCCAGGAGACCGTTATTCGCGGTGTGCGGATTACTCGGGTACGCGTGGTGACCGAGCCGCACAGCGACTATCAGCGTTGGCTGCTTTCGGTCACGGCCAGCAACGTTGATGCCGGCGAAGACATTCGGTACCTACCCCGCCATCTCGCCGGGGAGGTGCCCTCGGACGATTGGTGGCTATTCGATGACGCGACGGTAGGTTTCAACCTGGTAGACGACGACGGTAAGCCCGCTGGTGCGGCCATCACCACTGACCCCGGAATTGCGGCTTACTGCCGCAGCGTGAAGGAGAAGCTTTGGCAATCAGCAGTCCCGTTCCACCAGTACGCCGGTGAATTCTGA
- a CDS encoding VOC family protein — MGFRVERVDHIVLNCRDVGATADWYARVLGMTVEIFGAARRTALTFGNQKINLRPLGALGDDPDWETGVVEAAGAGDLCFITSATPEEVREHLIACGVEITKGPVVKVGALGEMVSHYCRDLDGNLIEISVYPG, encoded by the coding sequence ATGGGTTTCAGGGTGGAGCGGGTTGATCACATCGTGCTGAACTGTCGCGATGTGGGGGCTACCGCTGACTGGTATGCGCGGGTGCTCGGGATGACTGTCGAGATCTTCGGGGCGGCGCGGCGGACAGCGTTGACCTTCGGGAATCAGAAGATCAATCTGCGGCCGCTCGGCGCGCTGGGGGACGATCCTGATTGGGAGACAGGCGTTGTCGAGGCGGCGGGGGCGGGGGATTTGTGTTTCATTACCTCGGCTACGCCTGAGGAGGTGCGTGAGCATCTGATTGCTTGCGGTGTGGAGATCACCAAGGGGCCGGTGGTCAAGGTTGGCGCCCTTGGTGAGATGGTGTCGCATTACTGCCGGGATCTGGACGGGAACTTGATCGAAATCTCGGTGTATCCAGGGTGA